The Streptomyces seoulensis genome contains a region encoding:
- the uraD gene encoding 2-oxo-4-hydroxy-4-carboxy-5-ureidoimidazoline decarboxylase: MTSPATPLGLARFNALGEEAALAALHEVCASTAWARLLLVARPYATPEDLYVAADAALAGLGAEDLAEAMAGHPPIGRPKPGDPASAREQRGMADASGALRAEMLELNLAYQDRFGHVFLICATGLTGEEMRDALKERLGNTPERERETARAELGRINRIRLARLVSSRTPEP, encoded by the coding sequence GTGACTTCGCCCGCCACGCCCCTGGGCCTGGCCCGGTTCAACGCCCTCGGGGAAGAGGCCGCGCTCGCCGCCCTGCACGAGGTGTGCGCCTCCACCGCCTGGGCCCGCCTGCTCCTCGTCGCCCGCCCGTACGCCACCCCGGAAGACCTGTACGTCGCCGCCGACGCGGCCCTGGCCGGACTCGGCGCCGAGGACCTGGCCGAGGCGATGGCGGGCCACCCGCCGATCGGACGCCCGAAGCCCGGCGACCCCGCCTCCGCGCGGGAGCAGCGCGGCATGGCGGACGCCTCCGGCGCCCTGCGCGCGGAGATGCTCGAACTGAACCTCGCCTACCAGGACCGCTTCGGCCATGTCTTCCTGATCTGCGCCACCGGCCTCACCGGCGAGGAGATGCGCGACGCCCTGAAGGAGCGGCTCGGCAACACGCCGGAGCGGGAACGGGAGACCGCCCGCGCCGAACTGGGCAGGATCAACCGCATCCGCCTGGCCCGACTCGTCTCTTCGAGGACACCTGAACCATGA
- a CDS encoding helix-turn-helix domain-containing protein: MTAEEPFVAAVKPLIDAMGGELLPPGEAGPDDVVLAWEGADVVAVRLPQLADSLDHILAALERRHGRPLADLDRKAKQEAVRTLEARGAFTVRHGVETVAGALGVSRFTIYNYLNREKER; encoded by the coding sequence GTGACCGCCGAGGAGCCGTTCGTCGCGGCTGTGAAACCCCTCATCGACGCCATGGGCGGGGAGCTGCTCCCACCCGGCGAGGCGGGCCCCGACGACGTGGTGCTGGCCTGGGAGGGCGCCGACGTCGTCGCCGTACGCCTGCCGCAGCTCGCGGACTCCCTCGACCACATCCTCGCCGCCCTGGAGCGCAGACACGGCCGGCCGCTGGCCGATCTGGACCGCAAGGCCAAGCAGGAGGCCGTCCGGACACTGGAGGCGCGGGGCGCCTTCACCGTGCGGCACGGCGTGGAGACGGTGGCCGGGGCGCTCGGCGTCAGCCGCTTCACCATCTACAACTACCTCAACCGCGAGAAGGAGCGCTGA
- a CDS encoding GH92 family glycosyl hydrolase, with protein sequence MRHALLRAARRLGTRSAVTAVTTALAVAAPFPAVAASGPERLSSLVDPLIGSANGGNTFPGATLPQGMIAWSPTSTAGDQTSTGAANGYAYNTTRIRGLSLTHVNGAGCNPGAAGDVPIMPFTGDITSSPSADTKDAVYAANFSHADEKAVPGRYTLGLASGASADLAVSRRAGVADFTFPAGSPASLLFRVSNSLNGSEDAHVDIDAAHRKVTGWVLTGAFCGRRANGGTNNRKSYYRLHFSATFDRAFSTTGTWHDGTLSPGSTTASGGEGYATGADRAGRGSGGWVGFDTAADNDVHMRVGISYVSLAGAEANLRHEIPARASVADVAATGARDWDRELGTVRAEGGSTARRTAFYTALYHSLMQPDLISDTDGRYRGMDQAVHRLARGQRAQYSNFSGWDQYRAQIQLLALLRPTVAGDFAQSLYNFAQQNGGVWDRWVHISGATHVMTGDPSAATLATFYAMGVRNFDYRGAYASLVRQATVPTPDDLSDAGCPGQCEGQRPNLAQYLVSHYAPQDACHCWGGAAETLEDAVADFSLAQWARLLGHDQDAEVFTDRAAYWRNVFNPATGHIQARKLDGTWVTPFDPASDIGFAQGTSATYTWMVPHDIQGLADAMGGRSAAGARLDGFFHNPDGSWSVRGGDPLRYDPTNEPGIHAPWLYNALGQPWKTQATVRRILDTVYGTGPAGLPGNDDLGTMSAWYVFSALGIYPQTPGSAALLLGAPVFPKATVDRPGPADLVITAPEADDTHVYTGAVRRDGHPVTRSWLTPAQALPAGRLDFTLTTAPDTGWATAETGLPR encoded by the coding sequence ATGCGCCACGCCCTCCTCCGCGCCGCGAGACGGCTCGGCACGAGATCGGCCGTCACGGCCGTCACCACCGCGCTCGCCGTGGCGGCCCCCTTCCCGGCCGTCGCGGCGAGCGGCCCGGAGCGACTGTCGTCGCTGGTGGACCCGCTGATCGGCTCAGCGAACGGCGGCAACACCTTCCCCGGCGCCACCCTGCCCCAGGGCATGATCGCCTGGTCGCCCACCAGCACCGCCGGGGATCAGACCAGCACCGGCGCGGCCAACGGGTACGCGTACAACACCACCCGGATACGCGGCCTCAGCCTCACCCATGTCAACGGCGCGGGCTGCAACCCCGGCGCGGCCGGGGACGTCCCGATCATGCCGTTCACCGGCGACATCACGTCCTCCCCGTCCGCCGACACCAAGGACGCCGTCTACGCGGCGAACTTCTCCCACGCCGACGAGAAGGCCGTGCCCGGCCGCTACACCCTGGGCCTCGCCTCCGGCGCCTCGGCGGACCTCGCGGTGAGCAGGCGGGCCGGGGTCGCCGACTTCACCTTCCCCGCAGGGAGCCCGGCGAGCCTCCTCTTCCGCGTCTCCAACTCCCTCAACGGCAGCGAGGACGCGCACGTCGACATCGACGCCGCCCACCGCAAGGTGACCGGCTGGGTGCTGACCGGCGCGTTCTGCGGCCGCCGCGCCAACGGCGGGACCAACAACCGCAAGAGCTACTACCGGCTCCACTTCAGCGCCACCTTCGACCGCGCCTTCTCCACCACCGGCACCTGGCACGACGGCACCCTCTCGCCCGGCTCCACCACGGCCTCCGGCGGCGAGGGCTACGCCACGGGCGCCGACCGCGCGGGACGCGGTTCCGGCGGCTGGGTCGGCTTCGACACGGCGGCCGACAACGATGTCCACATGCGGGTCGGCATCTCCTACGTGAGCCTCGCGGGAGCCGAGGCCAACCTCCGCCACGAGATCCCGGCGCGGGCGAGCGTGGCCGATGTGGCCGCCACCGGGGCGCGGGACTGGGACCGCGAACTGGGCACCGTACGCGCCGAGGGCGGGAGTACGGCCCGGCGTACCGCGTTCTACACGGCGCTCTACCACTCCCTGATGCAGCCCGACCTGATCAGCGACACCGACGGCCGCTACCGGGGCATGGACCAGGCCGTGCACCGGCTGGCGCGCGGGCAGCGGGCGCAGTACAGCAACTTCTCCGGCTGGGACCAGTACCGGGCGCAGATCCAGTTGCTCGCGCTGCTCCGGCCCACGGTCGCGGGCGACTTCGCGCAGTCGCTGTACAACTTCGCCCAACAGAACGGCGGGGTCTGGGACCGCTGGGTGCACATCAGCGGCGCCACCCACGTCATGACCGGCGACCCGTCCGCCGCCACCCTGGCCACCTTCTACGCCATGGGAGTGCGGAACTTCGACTACCGCGGCGCCTACGCCTCCCTCGTCCGCCAGGCCACCGTCCCCACCCCGGACGACCTCTCCGACGCGGGCTGCCCCGGCCAGTGCGAGGGACAACGGCCCAATCTGGCCCAGTACTTGGTCTCCCACTACGCCCCCCAGGACGCCTGCCACTGCTGGGGAGGCGCGGCGGAGACCCTGGAGGACGCGGTCGCGGACTTCTCCCTCGCCCAGTGGGCCCGCCTGCTCGGCCACGACCAGGACGCGGAGGTCTTCACCGACCGCGCGGCCTACTGGCGCAACGTCTTCAACCCCGCCACCGGCCACATCCAGGCCCGCAAGCTCGACGGCACCTGGGTCACGCCCTTCGACCCCGCGAGCGACATCGGGTTCGCGCAGGGCACCAGCGCCACCTACACCTGGATGGTGCCCCACGACATCCAGGGCCTCGCCGACGCGATGGGCGGCCGGAGCGCGGCCGGGGCCCGCCTCGACGGCTTCTTCCACAACCCGGACGGCTCCTGGTCCGTGCGCGGCGGCGACCCCCTGCGCTACGACCCCACCAACGAGCCCGGCATCCACGCCCCCTGGCTCTACAACGCGCTCGGACAGCCCTGGAAGACCCAGGCGACGGTCCGCCGCATCCTCGACACCGTCTACGGCACCGGCCCCGCCGGCCTCCCCGGCAACGACGACCTCGGCACCATGTCCGCCTGGTACGTCTTCTCCGCCCTCGGCATCTACCCGCAGACCCCCGGCAGCGCCGCCCTCCTGCTCGGCGCCCCGGTCTTCCCGAAGGCGACCGTGGACCGGCCCGGCCCGGCCGACCTCGTCATCACCGCCCCCGAGGCCGACGACACCCACGTCTACACGGGCGCCGTGCGCCGCGACGGCCACCCCGTCACCCGCTCCTGGCTCACCCCGGCCCAGGCGCTCCCGGCCGGCAGGCTGGACTTCACCCTGACCACGGCGCCCGACACCGGCTGGGCGACCGCTGAGACCGGCCTGCCCCGCTGA
- a CDS encoding AMP-binding protein produces the protein MSYTHGTGATALLGDTIGANLARTATTWPDREALVDVPSGRRWTYAEFSADVDRLACALLAAGVAKGDRVGVWAVNRAEWVLVQYATAKAGAIMVNVNPAYRTHEVEYVLRQAGVSLLFASVEHKGSDYRAMVDEVRPKCPRLTRTVYFGDRSWDQFTALGAEVPAEELSAREAELSCDDPINIQYTSGTTGFPKGATLSHHNILNNGFFVGESIAYTEQDRICVPVPFYHCFGMVMGNLAATSHGACIVIPAPSFEPKATLEAVQRERCTSLYGVPTMFIAELNLPEFDGYDLSTLRTGIMAGSPCPVEVMKRVVAEMHMAEVSICYGMTETSPVSLQTRVDDDLEHRTGTVGRVLPHLEVKVVDPATGITLPRGEAGELCTRGYSVMLGYWEQPDKTAEAIDAGRWMHTGDLAVMREDGYVEIVGRIKDMIIRGGENIYPREIEEFLYAHPKIRDVQVVGVPHERYGEEVLACVIPLDAADPLTLDELRAFCQDRLAHYKIPSRLELLDTFPMTVSGKVRKVELRRSHGA, from the coding sequence CTGTCGTACACGCACGGCACGGGCGCCACAGCCCTGCTCGGCGACACCATCGGCGCCAACCTGGCCCGTACGGCGACCACTTGGCCGGACCGGGAGGCCCTGGTCGACGTCCCCTCCGGGCGCCGCTGGACCTACGCCGAATTCTCCGCCGACGTGGACCGGCTGGCCTGTGCACTGCTCGCCGCCGGGGTGGCCAAGGGCGACCGGGTGGGCGTCTGGGCGGTCAACCGCGCGGAATGGGTGCTCGTCCAGTACGCCACCGCCAAGGCCGGCGCGATCATGGTCAACGTCAACCCGGCCTACCGCACCCACGAGGTCGAGTACGTCCTCCGGCAGGCCGGTGTGTCCCTGCTGTTCGCCTCCGTCGAGCACAAGGGCAGCGACTACCGGGCCATGGTGGACGAAGTGCGCCCCAAGTGCCCGCGGCTCACGCGGACGGTGTACTTCGGCGACCGGAGCTGGGACCAGTTCACCGCACTCGGCGCCGAGGTCCCGGCGGAGGAACTGAGCGCGCGCGAGGCCGAGTTGTCCTGCGACGACCCGATCAACATCCAGTACACCTCGGGCACCACCGGCTTCCCGAAGGGCGCCACCCTCTCCCACCACAACATCCTCAACAACGGCTTCTTCGTGGGGGAGTCGATCGCCTACACCGAGCAGGACCGCATCTGCGTGCCCGTGCCCTTCTACCACTGCTTCGGCATGGTCATGGGCAACCTCGCGGCCACCTCCCACGGCGCCTGCATCGTCATCCCGGCCCCGTCCTTCGAGCCGAAGGCCACCCTGGAGGCCGTCCAGCGGGAGCGGTGCACCTCCCTGTACGGGGTGCCCACGATGTTCATCGCCGAGCTGAACCTCCCCGAGTTCGACGGCTACGACCTCTCCACCCTGCGCACCGGCATCATGGCGGGCTCGCCCTGCCCGGTGGAGGTGATGAAACGGGTGGTCGCCGAGATGCACATGGCCGAGGTGTCCATCTGCTACGGCATGACCGAGACCTCGCCGGTGTCCCTGCAGACCCGCGTCGACGACGACCTGGAGCACCGCACCGGCACCGTCGGCCGCGTCCTGCCGCATCTGGAGGTCAAGGTCGTCGACCCGGCCACCGGCATCACCCTGCCCCGGGGCGAGGCGGGCGAGCTGTGCACCCGCGGCTACAGCGTCATGCTCGGCTACTGGGAACAGCCCGACAAGACCGCCGAGGCCATCGACGCCGGCCGCTGGATGCACACCGGCGACCTCGCCGTCATGCGCGAGGACGGCTATGTGGAGATCGTCGGCCGGATCAAGGACATGATCATCCGGGGCGGCGAGAACATCTATCCGCGCGAGATCGAGGAGTTCCTCTACGCCCACCCCAAGATCCGTGACGTCCAGGTGGTCGGCGTACCGCACGAGCGCTACGGCGAGGAGGTCCTCGCCTGTGTCATCCCGCTCGATGCTGCCGACCCGCTCACCCTGGACGAGCTGCGTGCCTTCTGCCAGGACCGGCTCGCCCACTACAAGATCCCGAGCCGGCTGGAGCTCCTCGACACCTTCCCCATGACGGTGTCGGGCAAGGTCCGCAAGGTCGAGCTGCGCCGGAGCCACGGCGCCTGA
- a CDS encoding AMP-binding protein — protein MTSPTELFRSARDFLLEHREDYQGAYDGFRWPEFEHFNWALDWFDVIADGNDRTALHIVEEDGTETRLSFAELADRSDRVAGHLRALGVGAGDRVLVMLGNQAELWETMLAAMKLRAVVIPATPLLGPADLRDRVERGEVRHVIARAEDTAKFDDVPGTYTRISVGGLPEEAWEPYEDAYAVPAGFLPDGPTLADDPLMLYFTSGTTARPKLVEQTHTSYPVGHLATLYWIGLKPGDVHLNISSPGWAKHAWSNLFAPWNAEATVFVVNYSRFDAARLMAEMDRAHVTTFCAPPTVWRMLIQADLTQLATPPREAVAAGEPLNPEVVEQVRRAWGVTVRDGFGQTETAVQISNSPGQELRPGSMGRPSPGYRVELLDPVTGAPGATEGEIALDLSARPAGLMTGYHGDPARTAEAMADGYYRTGDIGSRDEDGYVFYTGRSDDVFKASDYKISPFELESALLEHEAVAEAAVVPAPDELRLAVPKAYVVLAEGWEPGPGTAKALFEHSREVLAPYKRLRRLEFGPLPKTVSGKIRRIELREATAAGSAEEYREEDFR, from the coding sequence ATGACAAGCCCGACGGAGCTGTTCCGCAGCGCCCGCGATTTCCTGCTGGAACACCGGGAGGACTACCAGGGTGCCTACGACGGCTTCCGCTGGCCCGAGTTCGAGCACTTCAACTGGGCGCTGGACTGGTTCGACGTGATCGCGGACGGCAACGACCGCACCGCCCTGCACATCGTCGAGGAGGACGGCACCGAGACCCGGCTCTCCTTCGCCGAACTGGCCGACCGCTCCGACCGGGTGGCCGGCCATCTGAGGGCGCTGGGCGTCGGCGCCGGGGACCGGGTCCTCGTCATGCTCGGCAACCAGGCCGAGCTGTGGGAGACCATGCTCGCCGCGATGAAGCTGCGCGCCGTGGTCATCCCGGCCACGCCGCTGCTCGGTCCCGCCGACCTGCGCGACCGGGTCGAGCGCGGCGAGGTCAGGCACGTCATCGCACGCGCCGAGGACACCGCCAAGTTCGACGACGTCCCCGGCACCTACACCCGGATCTCGGTCGGCGGCCTCCCCGAGGAGGCGTGGGAGCCGTACGAGGACGCCTACGCGGTCCCCGCCGGGTTCCTGCCCGACGGCCCGACCCTGGCCGACGACCCGCTGATGCTGTACTTCACCTCCGGGACGACCGCCCGCCCCAAGCTGGTCGAGCAGACCCACACCTCGTACCCCGTCGGCCATCTCGCCACCCTGTACTGGATCGGGCTGAAGCCCGGCGACGTGCACCTCAACATCTCCTCGCCCGGCTGGGCCAAGCACGCCTGGTCCAACCTGTTCGCCCCCTGGAACGCCGAGGCGACCGTCTTCGTCGTCAACTACTCCCGCTTCGACGCCGCCCGGCTGATGGCGGAGATGGACCGGGCCCACGTCACCACCTTCTGCGCGCCGCCCACCGTGTGGCGGATGCTCATCCAGGCCGACCTGACCCAGCTCGCCACCCCGCCCCGCGAGGCCGTCGCCGCCGGGGAACCGCTCAACCCCGAGGTGGTCGAACAGGTCCGGCGGGCCTGGGGGGTCACCGTCCGGGACGGCTTCGGGCAGACCGAGACCGCCGTGCAGATCTCCAACAGCCCCGGCCAGGAGCTGCGTCCGGGCTCCATGGGCCGCCCCAGCCCCGGCTACCGCGTCGAGCTCCTCGACCCGGTCACCGGCGCGCCCGGCGCCACCGAGGGCGAGATCGCGCTCGACCTGTCCGCACGCCCGGCCGGCCTGATGACCGGCTACCACGGCGACCCCGCCCGCACCGCCGAGGCGATGGCCGACGGCTACTACCGCACCGGCGACATCGGCTCGCGTGACGAAGACGGATATGTCTTCTACACGGGGCGAAGTGATGATGTCTTCAAGGCCAGCGACTACAAGATCAGCCCCTTCGAGCTGGAGAGCGCGCTGCTGGAGCACGAGGCGGTGGCCGAGGCGGCCGTCGTGCCCGCGCCCGACGAACTCCGGCTCGCGGTGCCGAAGGCGTACGTCGTCCTCGCCGAGGGCTGGGAGCCCGGACCCGGCACCGCCAAGGCGCTCTTCGAGCACTCCCGCGAGGTGCTCGCGCCCTACAAGCGGCTGCGCAGGCTGGAGTTCGGGCCGCTGCCCAAGACCGTGTCCGGCAAGATCCGCCGCATCGAACTGCGCGAGGCCACGGCCGCGGGCTCGGCGGAGGAGTACCGCGAGGAGGACTTCCGGTGA
- a CDS encoding LuxR C-terminal-related transcriptional regulator, whose protein sequence is MAADAVATAEIRGALAGLRRATGLPVAFGGAVGPGAAQIRISELSGTATAALRSLVVTSGTGLGGRAVALGRACAVPDYAGSRRISHEYDAPVAAEGLRSVLAVPLVVRHRVRGVLYGALRTAQPLGDRALGGAVAAAREVERALAVRDEARGLLAVLRPGAAGPPEPDAGRERVREAHAALRALAPRIADPDLRAELLAACRLLTAPPPAGDPALAPRELDVLTWVATGATNAAVADRLGLRPETVKGYLRSAMRKLGAHTRGEAVTAARRAGVLP, encoded by the coding sequence GTGGCAGCAGATGCCGTGGCGACGGCGGAGATTCGGGGTGCGCTGGCCGGGCTGCGGCGCGCGACGGGACTGCCGGTCGCGTTCGGCGGGGCGGTCGGTCCCGGCGCGGCGCAGATCCGGATCAGCGAGCTGAGCGGCACGGCGACCGCCGCGCTGCGCTCGCTGGTGGTGACCTCCGGCACCGGTCTCGGCGGCCGGGCGGTGGCGCTGGGCCGGGCGTGCGCGGTGCCGGACTACGCCGGCTCCCGCCGGATCAGCCACGAGTACGACGCCCCGGTGGCCGCCGAGGGCCTGCGCTCGGTGCTGGCGGTGCCGCTGGTGGTGCGGCACCGGGTGCGCGGGGTGCTCTACGGCGCGCTGCGCACCGCCCAGCCGCTCGGGGACCGGGCGCTGGGCGGCGCGGTGGCGGCTGCGCGGGAGGTGGAGCGGGCGCTCGCGGTACGGGACGAGGCGCGCGGGCTGCTGGCGGTGCTGCGGCCCGGCGCGGCCGGACCGCCGGAGCCGGACGCGGGCCGGGAGCGGGTGCGTGAGGCGCACGCGGCGCTGCGGGCCCTGGCCCCGCGCATCGCCGACCCGGACCTGCGCGCCGAGCTGCTGGCGGCCTGCCGACTGCTGACGGCGCCGCCGCCGGCCGGTGACCCGGCGCTGGCGCCGCGTGAGCTGGACGTACTGACCTGGGTGGCGACCGGTGCCACCAACGCGGCCGTGGCCGACCGGCTGGGTCTGCGCCCGGAGACGGTGAAGGGATATCTGCGCTCGGCGATGCGGAAGCTGGGCGCGCACACCCGGGGGGAGGCGGTGACGGCGGCCCGCCGGGCCGGGGTCCTCCCCTAA
- a CDS encoding ATP-binding protein, with amino-acid sequence MRRDFQEPARCRPDLLIGREELFADAREQLASGGSVLVHGPAGIGKSTFLRALAEEYGATAHTVLRCSATESESHLPFLALADLLGLVLDEIAPHLPSAQLTALESALTGRGESSLQRDGLALRLAVLSALRALAARGPVLLVADDLQWLDPASAELLGFAARRLEGTPVQLLCAVRTEGPESQEYDRHLRACPPDTAAVRLGPLNRAQVARLLDHRGHGALPRSTVREIHRTSGGNPLFALELSRALADSPTPPRPGEPLPVPTSLRALVLSRLDMLSVEARRTLLVASAGARPTPALLHAAGRENAEAECAQAAELGLLATEPEAPAVRFAHPLISAALYAEAPAPERRAAHAALSTAASDPIERARHLALATTGTDPDVAARLAGAATLARDRGAPSVAAQLGLLAARRTPADGVPGPEERRLTAAEDAITAGEVDLARDIAREVLSRTAVPAERVRAWIVVIDTAGHTMAEVDAVFPQALADAGQDPRLLALVNYQLAWRALIVQGDFTEARTAAAHAAALAAHGQDRRTELLALAFQAQTETLMGHPEAPRTIKRALREPQDASVACHHNGAGSARFRWLVMGDRLTEARGTVTALLGEVRRRGSVESEVHFLRGLAETELHAGHCGRALELAREALRLARDSGIGETASAMLTSLAEASGGDVGRALSLAREAVEHAEQDGDQMYLSRALAALGYAQLVAGDAAGTVRALRRVRRLEQDLGITDPARGRWHGDLAEALVRIGEPAEAQDVIDISREHAERLGRASVLAVLDRAEALVLAARGDHEGALTRLTSAQDRLTELGYGLEAARAAFSLAQLRARSAEGARRKGTAYDEATRLFRRCRALPWLRQVDEARTAPEPAPPVPVPDAPEALDALAGLAAMERQVAALVMEGATNREIAARLFVSVKTVEATLTRVYRKLGIRSRVDIVRLAAGRRAK; translated from the coding sequence GTGCGACGGGACTTCCAGGAGCCTGCCCGATGCCGCCCCGACCTGCTCATCGGCCGCGAGGAACTGTTCGCCGACGCGAGGGAACAGCTCGCCTCGGGCGGCAGTGTGCTGGTGCACGGCCCGGCCGGAATAGGGAAATCGACCTTCCTGCGGGCATTGGCCGAGGAATACGGCGCCACCGCGCACACCGTCTTGCGCTGCTCGGCGACCGAGTCCGAATCGCATCTGCCCTTCCTCGCCCTCGCCGACCTCCTCGGGCTGGTCCTGGACGAGATCGCGCCGCACCTCCCCTCGGCCCAGTTGACCGCGCTGGAGTCGGCGCTCACCGGCCGGGGCGAGTCCAGCCTCCAGCGCGACGGCCTCGCCCTGCGCCTGGCGGTGCTCTCCGCCCTGCGCGCCCTCGCCGCGCGCGGCCCGGTGCTGCTGGTCGCCGACGACCTCCAGTGGCTCGACCCGGCCAGCGCCGAACTGCTCGGCTTCGCCGCCCGCCGCCTGGAGGGCACCCCGGTCCAACTGCTGTGCGCGGTACGCACGGAGGGCCCGGAGAGCCAGGAGTACGACCGTCACCTGCGTGCCTGTCCGCCCGACACCGCAGCCGTCCGGCTGGGCCCGCTGAACCGCGCCCAGGTGGCCCGGCTGCTGGACCACCGAGGACACGGCGCGCTGCCCCGGTCCACCGTCCGCGAGATCCACCGCACCAGCGGCGGCAACCCGCTGTTCGCGCTGGAGCTGAGCCGCGCGCTCGCCGACAGCCCCACCCCGCCCCGGCCCGGCGAACCGCTGCCGGTGCCGACCTCGCTGCGCGCCCTGGTGCTCAGCCGGCTGGACATGCTCTCGGTGGAGGCCCGCCGCACCCTGCTGGTCGCCAGCGCGGGCGCCCGCCCCACCCCGGCCCTGCTGCACGCGGCCGGCCGGGAGAACGCCGAGGCGGAGTGCGCCCAGGCCGCCGAACTCGGCCTGCTCGCCACCGAGCCGGAGGCCCCGGCCGTACGGTTCGCGCACCCCCTCATCTCCGCCGCCCTCTACGCCGAGGCGCCCGCGCCGGAACGGCGGGCCGCGCACGCCGCGCTGTCCACCGCCGCCTCCGACCCCATCGAGCGCGCGCGGCACCTGGCGCTCGCCACCACCGGCACCGACCCGGACGTGGCGGCCAGGCTCGCCGGGGCAGCGACCCTCGCCCGTGACCGGGGCGCGCCCTCCGTCGCCGCTCAGCTCGGTCTACTGGCCGCGCGCCGCACCCCCGCCGACGGGGTGCCCGGCCCCGAGGAGCGGCGGCTGACGGCAGCCGAGGACGCGATCACGGCGGGCGAGGTCGACCTCGCCCGTGACATCGCCCGCGAGGTGCTGAGCCGTACCGCCGTGCCCGCCGAACGGGTCCGGGCCTGGATCGTCGTCATCGACACCGCCGGCCACACCATGGCCGAGGTGGACGCCGTCTTCCCGCAGGCGCTCGCCGACGCCGGGCAGGACCCCCGGCTGCTGGCCCTGGTCAACTACCAGTTGGCCTGGCGCGCGCTGATCGTGCAGGGCGACTTCACCGAGGCCCGTACGGCCGCCGCGCACGCGGCCGCGCTGGCCGCGCACGGCCAGGACCGGCGCACCGAGCTGCTGGCCCTCGCCTTCCAGGCGCAGACGGAGACCCTGATGGGCCATCCGGAGGCGCCCCGCACCATCAAGCGGGCGCTGCGCGAGCCGCAGGACGCCTCGGTGGCGTGCCATCACAACGGGGCGGGCAGCGCGCGGTTCCGCTGGCTGGTCATGGGCGACCGGCTGACCGAGGCCCGCGGCACGGTCACCGCGCTGCTGGGCGAGGTGCGGCGGCGGGGCTCGGTGGAGAGCGAGGTGCACTTCCTGCGCGGGCTCGCGGAGACCGAGCTGCACGCGGGGCACTGCGGGCGCGCCCTGGAGCTGGCCCGCGAGGCCCTGCGGCTGGCACGGGACTCGGGGATCGGGGAGACCGCCTCCGCCATGCTGACCTCGCTGGCCGAGGCGTCCGGCGGGGACGTGGGCCGGGCGCTGTCGCTGGCCCGCGAGGCGGTGGAGCACGCCGAGCAGGACGGCGACCAGATGTACCTCTCGCGGGCGCTCGCCGCCCTCGGGTACGCCCAACTGGTGGCCGGGGACGCGGCGGGGACGGTACGCGCGCTGCGCCGGGTACGCCGTCTGGAGCAGGACCTCGGCATCACCGACCCGGCGCGCGGCCGCTGGCACGGCGATCTCGCGGAGGCGCTGGTCCGGATCGGTGAACCGGCCGAGGCGCAGGACGTCATCGACATCAGCCGGGAGCACGCCGAGCGGCTGGGCCGGGCGAGCGTGCTGGCGGTCCTGGACCGGGCGGAGGCCCTGGTGCTGGCGGCCCGCGGCGACCACGAGGGGGCGCTGACCCGGCTGACGTCCGCTCAGGACCGGCTCACCGAGCTGGGCTACGGCCTGGAGGCGGCCCGCGCCGCGTTCTCCCTGGCCCAGCTCCGCGCCCGCTCCGCCGAGGGGGCCCGCCGGAAGGGCACGGCGTACGACGAGGCGACCCGGCTGTTCCGGCGCTGCCGGGCGCTGCCGTGGCTGCGCCAGGTGGACGAGGCCCGTACCGCGCCCGAACCCGCCCCGCCGGTACCGGTGCCGGACGCCCCGGAGGCGCTCGACGCGCTGGCGGGGCTGGCTGCGATGGAGCGTCAGGTGGCCGCGCTGGTGATGGAGGGCGCCACCAACCGGGAGATAGCGG